The proteins below are encoded in one region of Peptoniphilus sp. GNH:
- a CDS encoding type Z 30S ribosomal protein S14 → MAKKSMIAKQQREPKFSTRAYTRCRICGRPHSVLKKYGICRICFRELAYKGQIPGVKKASW, encoded by the coding sequence ATGGCAAAGAAATCAATGATTGCAAAACAACAGAGAGAACCTAAGTTTTCAACACGCGCATACACAAGATGTAGAATTTGCGGAAGACCACACTCTGTTTTGAAAAAATACGGTATTTGCAGAATATGCTTTAGAGAATTGGCATACAAGGGCCAAATCCCGGGCGTAAAAAAAGCAAGCTGGTAA
- the rplF gene encoding 50S ribosomal protein L6 — protein sequence MSRIGKKPIEIPQGVDVKVEGHKVTVKGPKGELVKEFNKEMEIKLEEGVLTVSRPSESKNHRSLHGLTRTLIFNMIEGVTQGYKKELEIVGTGYRAAKNGKKLALTLGFSHPLELEDPAGIEVEVPKPNQIIISGIDKQKVGAYAAHVRSYREPEPYKGKGIKYVDEIIRRKVGKTGK from the coding sequence ATGTCCAGAATTGGAAAAAAACCAATTGAAATCCCTCAAGGCGTAGACGTAAAAGTTGAAGGTCACAAGGTGACTGTAAAAGGCCCTAAGGGTGAACTCGTAAAAGAGTTTAATAAAGAAATGGAAATAAAATTGGAAGAAGGAGTTCTAACTGTAAGTCGTCCAAGTGAGAGCAAAAACCACAGATCACTGCATGGACTTACAAGAACACTTATCTTCAATATGATTGAAGGCGTTACACAAGGATACAAAAAAGAACTTGAAATCGTCGGAACAGGATATAGAGCAGCCAAGAACGGCAAAAAACTTGCTCTAACACTAGGATTTTCTCATCCTTTGGAACTTGAAGATCCAGCCGGCATAGAAGTTGAAGTACCAAAGCCAAATCAAATCATAATTTCAGGAATCGACAAGCAAAAAGTCGGAGCATATGCTGCTCACGTAAGAAGCTACAGAGAACCAGAACCATACAAGGGTAAGGGTATCAAGTATGTCGATGAAATAATAAGACGTAAAGTCGGAAAAACAGGTAAGTAG
- the rpsQ gene encoding 30S ribosomal protein S17, translated as MERNSRKTIVGRVVSDKMDKTITVAVETLVAHPIYKKRFKKTTKFKAHDENNECGIGDLVKIMETRPLSKDKRWRLVNIIEKAQ; from the coding sequence ATGGAAAGAAACTCGAGAAAAACCATAGTGGGAAGAGTGGTAAGCGATAAGATGGACAAGACCATTACAGTTGCTGTTGAGACGTTAGTCGCACATCCCATTTACAAGAAGAGATTTAAAAAGACAACAAAATTCAAAGCTCATGACGAGAATAATGAATGTGGTATTGGTGATTTGGTAAAAATTATGGAGACAAGACCACTATCAAAAGACAAGAGATGGAGACTAGTTAACATTATTGAGAAGGCTCAATAA
- the secY gene encoding preprotein translocase subunit SecY → MLSTFKNAWKVPELRKKMIFTVLMLFLYRLGSQIAVPYIDKQAVAALVEQGSNSILGFLDLMSGGNLTNFSIFVANIYPYITASIVLQLLTIAIPSLEALSKEGDTGRKKIAAYTRYLSIAISAVQAIGYTMGAFKSASQASGFLQHTIVVLSVVAGSCILVWIGEQITEKGIGNGISLLIFAGIVTRFPKDILRSFQLVRFGYASPVFLAIFLILAILIIVFVVILNEGERRIPVQYAKRVVGRKMYGGQATHIPIKVLMSGVMPIIFANSILAIPGTIAMFSQEGSSTQKFIIKWMTTGGLPGTILYIILSIIFIIFFTYFYTTIQFNTVEYSKSMQQNGGFIPGIRPGKPTSDYMQRVLNRLVLPGAIALAILTILPVILGKVANLPFSFGGTSMIIVVGVVLETARVLEQQMLMRHYKGFLK, encoded by the coding sequence TTGCTATCTACCTTTAAGAATGCATGGAAGGTCCCAGAACTAAGGAAGAAGATGATTTTCACAGTATTGATGCTCTTCCTTTACAGATTGGGATCACAAATTGCAGTGCCTTATATAGATAAACAAGCTGTTGCAGCATTAGTTGAGCAAGGTTCAAATTCAATTTTGGGATTTCTTGATCTCATGTCAGGTGGAAACTTAACAAACTTTTCCATCTTTGTTGCAAACATATATCCATATATCACCGCTTCAATCGTTCTACAACTTTTGACAATAGCGATACCTTCCTTAGAAGCTCTTTCAAAAGAAGGAGACACAGGAAGAAAGAAAATTGCTGCTTACACAAGATACTTGTCAATAGCAATTTCGGCTGTTCAAGCGATAGGATATACCATGGGTGCTTTTAAATCAGCATCACAGGCAAGCGGATTTTTACAACATACAATAGTTGTACTTTCAGTAGTGGCAGGATCATGTATTCTAGTATGGATAGGAGAACAAATAACTGAAAAAGGTATAGGAAATGGTATCTCACTTCTTATATTTGCAGGTATAGTAACTCGTTTCCCAAAAGATATACTAAGATCATTTCAATTAGTTAGATTTGGATATGCAAGTCCAGTATTTCTTGCAATATTCCTAATATTAGCAATTCTAATAATAGTATTTGTTGTAATACTAAATGAAGGAGAAAGAAGAATTCCAGTTCAATATGCAAAAAGAGTAGTCGGAAGAAAGATGTATGGCGGACAAGCTACTCACATCCCGATTAAAGTATTGATGTCTGGAGTAATGCCTATAATATTTGCAAACTCAATATTGGCAATTCCTGGAACAATAGCAATGTTTTCGCAAGAAGGATCTTCAACACAAAAATTCATAATAAAATGGATGACTACAGGAGGACTTCCAGGAACGATATTATATATAATACTAAGCATTATTTTCATAATATTCTTCACATACTTCTATACAACAATCCAATTTAATACAGTCGAATACTCCAAGAGCATGCAACAAAATGGAGGATTTATCCCAGGAATAAGACCAGGAAAACCGACAAGTGACTACATGCAAAGAGTATTAAATAGACTAGTTTTACCAGGCGCCATAGCACTTGCTATACTTACAATATTGCCGGTAATACTTGGAAAAGTTGCAAATCTACCATTTAGTTTTGGTGGAACATCCATGATAATCGTTGTAGGAGTTGTACTTGAAACCGCAAGAGTCCTTGAGCAACAAATGCTAATGAGACACTATAAAGGCTTCTTGAAATAA
- the rpsE gene encoding 30S ribosomal protein S5, giving the protein MERSLINASELDLEERVVALNRVAKVVKGGRNFRFAALVVVGDGNGHVGVGTGKALEVPEAIRKATQDAKKKLVEVSVENGTIPHEITGIFGAGRVFLKPANPGTGVIAGGAVRAICELAGITDIRTKNLGSNNSRNIVNATMNALTSLKTAEKVAKLRNKSVQEIL; this is encoded by the coding sequence TTGGAACGTTCATTAATTAACGCAAGCGAACTAGACTTGGAAGAAAGAGTTGTTGCATTAAACAGAGTTGCCAAAGTCGTTAAGGGCGGTAGAAACTTCAGATTTGCTGCTTTGGTTGTAGTAGGCGATGGAAATGGACACGTAGGTGTCGGAACAGGTAAGGCGCTTGAAGTGCCAGAAGCCATAAGAAAAGCTACTCAAGATGCAAAGAAAAAGCTTGTAGAGGTATCTGTAGAGAATGGAACAATTCCTCACGAAATAACTGGAATTTTTGGAGCTGGCAGAGTGTTTTTGAAGCCTGCTAATCCAGGTACAGGAGTTATCGCAGGTGGAGCAGTTCGTGCTATATGCGAACTTGCTGGAATCACAGACATTCGTACTAAAAATCTTGGTTCAAACAACTCAAGAAATATTGTCAATGCTACAATGAATGCGCTGACATCTCTTAAGACTGCAGAAAAAGTTGCAAAACTTAGAAATAAATCAGTACAAGAGATCTTATAA
- the rplO gene encoding 50S ribosomal protein L15 yields the protein MKLHNLRPAEGGGVKAKKRVGRGIGSGLGKTSGRGHKGQNARSGGGVRPGFEGGQMPLFRRLPKRGFTNIFAKETVAINVDTLNSFEKGTVVTKELLIEKGIIKKSKAKDGVRILGNGELNVALTVQANHFSKSAAEKIEAAGGKAEVI from the coding sequence TTGAAATTACACAATCTAAGACCAGCCGAAGGCGGCGGGGTTAAAGCTAAAAAGCGTGTAGGTAGAGGTATTGGTTCAGGACTTGGCAAGACTTCCGGACGTGGACACAAGGGACAAAATGCCAGAAGCGGCGGTGGAGTAAGACCAGGTTTTGAAGGTGGTCAAATGCCGCTATTCAGACGTCTTCCAAAGAGAGGATTCACAAATATATTTGCCAAAGAAACAGTGGCAATTAATGTAGATACATTAAATTCATTTGAAAAAGGAACAGTTGTTACAAAAGAACTACTAATAGAAAAAGGCATTATTAAAAAATCAAAGGCAAAAGATGGAGTTAGAATATTAGGAAATGGTGAACTTAATGTTGCTCTAACAGTGCAAGCTAACCACTTCTCAAAGTCTGCGGCAGAAAAAATTGAGGCTGCTGGAGGAAAGGCCGAGGTGATCTAA
- the rpmD gene encoding 50S ribosomal protein L30, with the protein MSKIKIKLVKSPIGRIDNHKKIVKALGFKKLLQVVEKEDTPQIRGMINKISYMLEVEE; encoded by the coding sequence ATGAGTAAAATCAAAATAAAATTAGTAAAGAGCCCTATAGGTAGAATCGACAACCACAAGAAGATAGTTAAGGCTCTAGGCTTTAAAAAACTTTTACAAGTTGTTGAAAAAGAAGATACACCTCAAATCAGAGGTATGATCAACAAAATCAGTTACATGCTGGAAGTAGAAGAATAA
- the rplE gene encoding 50S ribosomal protein L5 gives MTSRLNDKYKNEVIKSLIDEFGYKNIMEVPRLEKVIINIGLGEAKDNPKALESAVNELTLIAGQKPVVTVAKKSIANFKLREGHKIGCKVTLRGEKMYAFLDKLMNIALPRVRDFRGVKASAFDGRGNYALGLKEQLIFPEIEYDKVDEIRGMDIAIVTTAKTDEEAKFFLERMGMPFEK, from the coding sequence ATGACATCAAGACTAAATGACAAATATAAAAACGAAGTTATAAAAAGTCTAATAGATGAATTTGGATATAAAAACATAATGGAAGTTCCAAGACTTGAAAAAGTAATCATAAACATTGGACTTGGAGAAGCTAAAGACAATCCAAAAGCCTTAGAAAGTGCAGTAAATGAACTTACACTAATCGCAGGCCAAAAGCCAGTTGTAACAGTAGCTAAAAAATCAATAGCTAACTTTAAATTGCGTGAAGGTCACAAGATTGGTTGCAAAGTAACCCTTAGAGGTGAAAAAATGTATGCCTTCCTAGACAAGCTTATGAATATCGCTCTGCCCCGCGTAAGAGACTTTAGAGGAGTTAAAGCGAGTGCTTTTGACGGAAGAGGAAACTATGCTCTTGGACTTAAAGAACAACTTATTTTCCCTGAAATCGAGTATGACAAAGTTGACGAGATAAGAGGTATGGACATTGCCATTGTAACAACAGCCAAGACTGACGAGGAAGCAAAATTCTTCCTTGAAAGAATGGGAATGCCATTTGAAAAATAA
- the rplX gene encoding 50S ribosomal protein L24 — protein sequence MKIKKGDTVKVIAGKDRGKTGKVVKSLPREQRVVVEGVNIVTKHVKPKGPQEPGGLTKVENPIHVSNVMYYDEKTKKGTRIGYRFEDGKKVRYKKSDGSTIK from the coding sequence ATGAAAATTAAAAAAGGCGACACTGTAAAAGTAATTGCGGGCAAGGATAGAGGAAAGACCGGTAAGGTTGTAAAAAGTTTGCCCAGAGAACAACGTGTAGTTGTTGAAGGAGTAAATATAGTAACTAAGCATGTAAAGCCAAAGGGACCACAAGAACCTGGCGGACTTACAAAGGTTGAAAATCCGATCCACGTATCTAATGTAATGTATTACGACGAAAAGACCAAAAAAGGCACAAGAATCGGATATAGATTTGAAGATGGAAAGAAAGTTAGATATAAAAAATCTGACGGATCCACAATCAAGTAA
- the rplR gene encoding 50S ribosomal protein L18 gives MFKRVDREKNRLKRHKRIRRKVKGTPSTPRLCVFRSGKHIYAQVIDDVNAVTLVSASTLEKNIGSEGKNMEAAQKVGETVAKRALEKGIEAVVFDRGGYIYQGRIKALADAAREAGLKL, from the coding sequence ATGTTTAAAAGAGTTGACAGAGAAAAAAACAGACTTAAAAGACATAAAAGAATAAGACGTAAAGTCAAAGGAACTCCTTCTACACCAAGATTATGTGTTTTCAGATCTGGTAAGCACATTTATGCTCAAGTTATAGATGATGTAAATGCAGTAACACTTGTATCGGCATCAACACTTGAAAAGAATATAGGATCAGAAGGAAAGAATATGGAAGCTGCTCAAAAAGTAGGAGAAACTGTTGCAAAAAGAGCTCTTGAAAAGGGAATCGAAGCAGTAGTTTTCGACAGAGGCGGCTATATATATCAAGGAAGAATAAAAGCACTTGCAGATGCTGCAAGAGAAGCAGGACTAAAGCTGTAA
- the rpmC gene encoding 50S ribosomal protein L29, which translates to MKTKEIRQMTDEQLNSKVNELKNELFNLRFQLATGQLDNPLRIKTVKRSIARIKTIITERAMKIGKEA; encoded by the coding sequence ATGAAGACTAAAGAAATTCGCCAAATGACAGATGAACAATTAAATAGCAAGGTTAACGAACTAAAAAACGAGTTATTTAATTTGAGATTTCAATTGGCTACAGGTCAACTTGATAATCCATTGAGAATAAAGACAGTAAAGAGAAGCATTGCAAGAATAAAGACTATAATCACAGAACGTGCAATGAAAATCGGGAAGGAGGCTTAA
- the rplN gene encoding 50S ribosomal protein L14: MIQQETRLRVADNSGARELLVIKVLGGTNRRTANIGDIVVCSVKNATPGSVVKKGSVVKAVIVRTTKGISRKDGSYIKFDDNAAVVIKEDKSPVGTRIFGPVTRELRAGNFMKIISLAPEVL, translated from the coding sequence ATGATACAACAAGAAACAAGACTTAGGGTTGCAGACAATTCCGGAGCTAGAGAACTACTTGTCATTAAAGTTTTAGGTGGTACAAACAGAAGGACTGCCAATATTGGAGACATTGTGGTTTGCTCTGTAAAAAATGCAACACCGGGTAGCGTTGTTAAGAAAGGCAGCGTTGTAAAAGCTGTTATCGTAAGAACAACTAAAGGAATTAGCCGTAAAGATGGATCATATATAAAATTTGATGACAATGCTGCGGTAGTTATAAAAGAAGACAAAAGTCCCGTGGGAACTCGTATTTTTGGACCTGTTACAAGAGAATTAAGAGCAGGCAACTTTATGAAGATAATCTCACTAGCACCGGAAGTACTTTAA
- the rpsH gene encoding 30S ribosomal protein S8, with protein MMTDPIADMLTRVRNAGSARHKSVDVPASKIKKEISEILLNEGYIKNYDVIEDDKQGVIRIDLKYGPNNERVITGLKRISKPGLRVYVSSNDVPKVLGGLGIAIISTSKGIMTDKKARAERVGGEVICYVW; from the coding sequence ATGATGACAGACCCAATTGCAGATATGCTTACAAGAGTTCGTAACGCAGGCAGTGCAAGACACAAATCTGTTGACGTTCCGGCTTCAAAGATTAAAAAAGAGATTTCGGAAATACTTCTAAATGAAGGATATATAAAGAATTATGACGTCATAGAAGATGATAAACAAGGCGTTATTAGAATAGATTTAAAATACGGACCCAACAACGAAAGAGTTATTACAGGACTTAAGAGAATTTCAAAGCCAGGTTTGAGAGTATATGTTTCCTCAAACGATGTGCCAAAAGTTTTAGGTGGACTTGGAATTGCTATTATTTCAACTTCAAAGGGAATAATGACTGACAAAAAAGCTCGTGCAGAAAGAGTTGGCGGAGAAGTTATTTGCTACGTTTGGTAA